Part of the Portunus trituberculatus isolate SZX2019 chromosome 46, ASM1759143v1, whole genome shotgun sequence genome, AACTCAAGTCCCGCATCGTGGAACTAGAGATGCGGGGCGACCATCTCATGAACGAGAAGGAACAGTTGGAggtaaggaagatgaggaggaagaggaggagaaaggaatggtAGTGGCAATGGCAAAATATTAATTTCAATGCATTCCAAACTGAGATTACTTAGAATTGTGACGATCGAAATGTGATCCCCCTGTGAGTGGCGAAATAAACAATAGTTGCATGAATATATTGTCCAATCTCAAACTCGTGATCTACTGATCATGAAACATTTATTTTACTTGAAATATATGTACCCTTTCCTCCAGCGTGCCTTTAAGCTACACAAGGACCACGAAACCGAGATCGCCGAGTCCTTGGTGGAGAGGATTCGTGAACTGCAGAACGCCGGGGCCGAGGTCAACATTCAGACCGTCCAGTGCCCGAGCAGTGACCTTGCAACATCtcaggaaggaaggtgggagtTCATATTTCCCTCACCGTAACAATGCTGAAATCATTCTGAGGTAGTTGCTTTGTTTGTGTTGGCGGTAAATGAAatcatgtgtgtttatgtgtgtgttacagtgttGCTGTGGATGAATCAGTACCTGAAGGATTACACAAACAAgtagaaagtaaagaggaagttGAAAAGGTGTCTCTACCGGAtatggataaagaaagagaaaagagaaggaagacttcGCGAGAGGGGGAAGTGGTCGAGTCTGGGAGGCGCGAGAGTCGAACACGAGAACATCGAAAAGTCAAGAAGGTTCCCTCAAAGAAGGTGCAAAAGCTCCACAACCTGACTGGTGACTTGCTCTTCCaggtgagagaataaaagtaCGATTTGGGCGGGACAGCTtttggtttaggaaagaaagaggtgtGGGGGAACAAACAAGAGAGAACTTGTAGGGAGTGATTATTCTGAGAGACAAGATAGGGTGGAAAAGGCAGAGTAAAGATATTGATGTTTTAAATTAAATGAATGGTCAGTAAACTAAGCAATAGTACTTTACATATTATTGACCTGGATCTTGCTCTTAAAACTTTTTTTCTGAAACGCGAGCGCTTGTTTACTTTCATATTATTCTGGATCATGAAtgttgtctgcctgtctgttttctGTAGGCCAAGCGGCTGGAGCAAGCATTGGTGTCCAAACATAATCTAGATCGACGCGGGGCTAGCGGGCCTCCCCTGCCCGTCGCTTACAAACCGAGGAGTCTTCGGGGGCGTTCGTCCTTACGTTTAGCAGGAGACACTGCTGCCCCACCACGACGAGGGAGGAATACCCCCTCTCGCACCTGGTCATCCATCGAGGCGATCACATTCCCTGCTGATTCCCAGGTGAGTCTTTAAAGCCACACCACTCCCAGGTACCACAGGCCACACCACTCCCAGGTAACACAGGCCACACCATCCTTACACAACATGAATGATTTGCATTTTATGTATATTAGGTGTTTGATCAATAGGCCAAGGGAAAGTGTAGTTCTTGAAATTGTGCCATAATTAGGTTATTCCAAAGTAATAGTTTAAAGATCTAGTTTGTGTGCAGTCAACAGTAGTCACTGCTAACATCTGCGGTGTTGTTTCCGTGTGATTCATCGTCTACTGTGAAACAGCCCTGTTGGCAACTGTTCCCGTGTTTCTTCAGGGAGCCGGTGAGGCGGAGGGTGGGGACAGGCAGGAGACAGAGGAAGGTAATGTGATGACGAGCAGGAGTCTCAAAGGCCAGTCATCCATGGGATCTGGGTCGTACTCTGGTGATCCGCAGGAGCTCCTGGCCATGAACGCTGAGCTCAGTCGAATGGCAAAGGAACTGCGGCTTGAAATGATGCAGATGTGGAGCTTCAGAGGTGAGTGGAGCGGAATGCAATAGATGGAACACGAGTTAACAGAGGTGTCTTTGTCAACGTGTCAGTGACATTTCCGGAATGTAACACACTTTCCTTCGCAGATTCCACTTCTCCTGAGTCGGTGACGTCAGAGCCCATGTCGGTGCACGACATAGAGCCTTTGTCAGTTCACAATATAGAAGAGGACACGGTAAGAATTTCATGACTCTAAAGCCTGAGAGACATATCCTATAATCCCTTGTAGCAGTCTTAGTAGTATAGGGAGAATAGTGGCGTAGGGCACTAGGTGGAGTGTTAGGTTAGATGTCTCTCCgcagtgtgtgtgaggaagtggagagaagttTGGTCTTTGTCATGGGATTTGTTGACGTTTGTTCGGCACATTATTGCATGCTGTTTTCTCTACGGGCAAGTGAATGAAGCTCATATTAgccacagtagtagtagaggtttCCCATCACTTTTCTTACAGTGTTTGAACAAAGTTGCCTGTATGGGTTCACCAAAAAAAACTGTCTGGGACGGGGCgccttctcattttcctgaGTGAGAGGTAGAATAGTTATTTCTCGTTGAACCTTGCTGTGTTCCTTCCCAGACTGAAAAGGACCGGTTAGTAGCGGAAGCCAACGAGGTTTTCCAGAGCATCGCCATGTTACACAACGATAGTCCCCCGCCCTCGCCTCACGTTGTCAGGTCGCCCTCCAGCCGATCTCGTAAGTCACCCACCAATGTGCCACACGCAAAGCTCAGAGATGCGGTTGGTCTGGATGAAAAGCGGAGCCGCCGGGGCACTGAAGACAAAGACCGCAGGTAAGGGTTGTTGAGCATTCCGTAGTCGATGCCACCGATATTATCTACACGATTTcgaaactttcttttttctagcgCAAGAATGACACATTGTATCGTTAAATTCCTTCACTATTGACAGGTCTAACAATAAAACACCGTCCAGAAAGAACTCTTATCGAAAGCAGCAGCCGAACAACcttgaggaggacgaggaggaggagcaactgGAGAAACAGCCGGAGATAAGTGTGTTCGGTGCCACGCTGGGAGAGTTGCTCCTGCGCACACAACACCatcacgaggaggaagaagaagaagatgaagatgaggaagaagaagaggaggaagaggaagaacacagACGTTGGGAGGGACAACGAAGACGCTCGTCTGACGGACTGTCCACTGTGACCTCAGGACCTTCGCGCTcccactccccctcccccagcATTGCTTCCAGCGCCGCTGAGGCCGAGGTGAGTTAACGGGAAGTTTCATGAAGTCAGTGTAGTGAACACTGATGATAACACGTTAGTTATGTAATTTACTTCTTCCTAGAGAACATTGATTTGATTTTTAAAAAGTATTTACTATCTGTtaactttcgtttttttttttttttttttgttacctgaggattaccgtttttttttttttttttaacaagatttttaacCCATGCTAGCGTTCCATTGTATGTTTAATTACTGACGCATCTCTTATTCGTGCCTCATCAGACTACccgtttgtctcttttcttaatAACATCTCAGAACAAAACATTACTTAACTCATAATATAAGTGTCACAATTGAACCTCATCCTTCTTTAGCTAAGTCAGCTTTGAGAGTGAtatatattacagaaaagataaagaagattgGAAACATGATAATACGTACAGCACCACACTGTTAAAGACTTTCGTTAGCGTATATCGGTAAATGAAGATGAGAGATAACTGATGTTGAACTCTTTTCCTGCCAGTCTTCCTCGCGTgtggacgaggacgaggacagcATCTCCCTGCCAGGCACGTGGAAGAccgccactacctccaccacccgcTCCGGGGAACACATCCTCTCCTCCAGTtttgagtgggaggaggaggatgccgaggaaagaaagaagcccAGAGCGAGGTGGAGAGTTATGATGGAAGACACAGAAGATGAAGTGGAGGAACAGAGACCAAGAGGGAGGTGGAAGGCTGTGGTAGATGATGTGAATGACGACACTGTGGTAATGAAGCCCAAACGAAGATGGAAAGCAGTGgtcgatgaagaggaggaggaagaagaagacggtaAAGAAACTCCTACGCCACAGAAGACATCGGAAGCAGACCAAGACGACTGCACTGACTTTGTAACTGAGGTAACGGTAATCCTTCCCTCAGCTCGGCGCGCTACTAGAGACCTGAAGACCCGCCGCATCTCCGACACTCAGGTAAGACATATCAAGGCCACTTAACGTACCCAGTTATTTAATACGAACGAAGTTTAACCTTATCTAAATGTTGCTCTTGCTTGAAATGATGTCTTGATATTTGTAATGGACTTTAAATACTCACAGATGTCTCCAGACCAGTGACATATCATTACACAATGATAATGAACCTCAAGTATTGGAACATATTATGCTCTACCGTTGTCGAATGCACTATTATTGTTCTAAGTACGCAAAACACTTCATTAatatgactatttttttttctataggtaGAATATGAAAGCTTTGGACAGGAGAGTAAGGACGAATGCCTCACTAGCACGTTTAGTAAATCAGTGCATGAAGATGAGGCGCTGCCGggaagaagactgagaagactGGGTCTAGCCAACTTATCTCGTGCGCCGGAGGACGTTTCATGGCCGGATGAAGCTTTACCATCTGCTGTGGCCACCAACACTCACCAGATGTCAGACAAATCTCCTGATGTTTTTGTCCCCACAAAACGAACCATTTTTACTGttcaaggaggaaatagaaaccCTGATCAAGCCCGTGCTACTCCCACCTTTGTTGAGAGTCAGGATGAAGAGCAAGAGGGCAGTAGGGGTATTTGGCGAAGAAGTCAGAGCCATCCTGAAAATGTCTCGGAGGCAATAATTCAGAAGCCCACTCGGTCctgcaaagagaaaaataccaGTGATAATGTGAACGGCCACCAAAGTAGCTCGCCCGTAACTAAGTCCAGGATTAGAAGAGCCTCACGAATATCTTCCTCTTCGATGGCTCAGTTAACAAAACAAACTGATCAAATTTCATCAACTAACGAGCCTGAAGTGGAAGTCAGGCACGAGAAACCCGATAGAGATGCTACCTCTTCTCAAAAGGAAAATGGTAAGGCCATAAGTAACACTGCCAAGGAACAAACTGAAACTGAAGTCAAATCAACAGACACACATAAGCCAAACATAGTTGCTGAAGAGGGTACTTCATGTGCTGAGAAGACGCCCTCCCACATCCCTCCGCCTCAGCCCCTCACCTCTGTCGCCATCACCACTGCACTCCTCCAGACACCCGCAGCAACTAGCCCTCCCATTGAGTCTAAAAGAAAGGTCTTAGAGGCCGTCAATGAAGGTGTTCCTGCTGTCCGTAACATCATACAAAAGTTCAACAAGCGTATCACGGAAAACCAGGAATTATTAGGAAGCCCCTTTCGGTCACCACCCAGCAGCCCACCATGGCAGTCACCTCGATCTCAAAGAAAAATTTTGGCTGATTTAAATTCATGCCAAGCAGGAACAGATAACAAATTTCCAGCAAAGAATGGACAATCTACTTATGAATCATCTCGATCAGCGACTGCCAATGTGGCCAGTGGTGTTCTCAAATCCCAAAGTGCCTCAGTCATTGCCTCCCACCCAGCAGAGTTGCCACCAAAGGTTCAGCGTTCAGCAAGTGGCTCCTGTGTGCAGGCGGATAAATCCATTAGTAGCGAAGTGAAAGTCACTGTCTCAGGGGGATTGGTTGCCTCACCGCAACTGTCCAGGTGCAGGGGTGCAAGCCCTGGCGAAGCGTTCAATTGCTCTTCTAGTGTAAGTCCCGCCCTCACACCAGCCGCCACTGATCTTGACACTTCCTGTGATCTGGAATTTTCAACGGAAGATACTGGACACACTCATGAGCGGCTGACAGGGCCCTTGAGGCCTGAAAGGCGTAGTCCTGCAGCTCATATCCGTGCACTCAGAATtaaaaaagcaaaggaagagtTCCTCGCTCGTGGAGCGGGTCTGCCAACTACTGACCATGGAGCAAGTGACACAAACGAAACAGTAAAGCTTAGACACAGAAGTGGCACAGCCAGCACGGAGGGCAGCTGGAGAGAATCTGATGAACTCTGTGCAGCAGCACCATCTCCTACCCCAACAGAAGGGAGTAGTCGCGAGAAGGAAGAAACTCGAGACAAACCACCAAGAGTCGCTTCTCGAAGACGAAACATTCCAAAGAAAGAGTCATTCCGCAGACAGAGTGCTGGTTGCCTACTAGAGGAGTCTGCATCCGCCAAACACTCTTCGCAGGTTGTAAAGTCTTCCTCGTCAGGAGTACTGGCCAACGTTAAGAGACACTCAAGAATCTCCATTGACTCCCAGTCTCCTGATCGACGAAAAGAGTCCATTGATCAGTGTGGTGAACAAGCACGAACACCTCTTGGAATATTCAAGTTGTTCCGACGTAATCGAAGTAAAGATAAGCGGGACATGCCCTCAGTACAAAAGCTGTGCCGTCAGAGTCTGGTGGTGGACTTCGCCAATGGCAGAGGCCGAACCCAAAGTGCTTCTCCTCAACCGCCTCCTGAGCCCCATCTCCGGGCTCTGCccgaagtagaagtagaagaggcTCCGGAAGCTGCTGCTCGATCCTCGAAGACGCTGCCAAGAGGAAGTTCCATGGATGCAGTGCCTCTGGCGCCCTCTCGCTCTTGCCCATCGTCTCCTGTCGCTCCTCACCGCTCTCGAACTGCCAACTGGCTGGCTCGTGGCCGTCAAATATTCAAGAGCCGCTCTCCTTCGCCAGGGAAAAAGGCACGGTGACATTCGCCCCATTGCTTATGTGGATCAGTCAGTATGTCGCCAAGACTGGTGTTTCGCTGCTGCCAGTCAAGCGATGTTTGAGTGCACACCACAGGTGGCTCATATAATCCTCCAAGATGTGGGAAAGGTTATCTCTGAACTATCATCATACACACTAAAATTACACCTCATCCCAATACAGCAAGTGTGACTAGAGGCAACTATCCACACGAAAAGGAGAAAGCAATGTAATAGTAATGAGTCTGAAATATAAATATACAACAATGTGGCTGCACCAGAGCCCATAGGTCAAAACTCTTAAGAGTAGATCAGCCGCAGTATTTCCTTAAAAATAGGATGGATTCAAGAAACATTTCACAGCATATCAAGCATTGTTGAAGTTTACCAATGCCAGATGCTTGAAACTCTGGAGACCTGTCTCAACCGGATAATTCAAACGAAAACAATCAGATGCCATATGATGACTGAAAGAGAACAGGTACACAAGAAAACAAGTAGATGTATGTGAATGAAATATGCCAAACCTTTCGTGAACAGTGATATAATAATGGCACAAAAGTCAGTTTCTTATGCTACTCTGAGCCTTGCACTCTAACCATGGCATAGTGATATGTGTCTTACTCTTCTGAGGCTTTTGTATATCTGGTGATACGGATGCAAATGTTACATGATACTATGACATGTACTGTACAGTATGTACAGTAATAATGCTGAAAGGACGGCGGCAAATTTGTCTCGCCCAATATGTGTTGTCTTATCAGAGCTTTGGATCAGCGCAGCAAGCTGCATCGTCAGTCTGCAACATTGTGTTAGGAATAATTATTCATATTGTCAATATAATTCCTTTTCTACGTACCTGGTATATAAGTAGCCTTAAAAAGTAGTTATTAAGATAATAGGAGAAATGGTTGAAGGGTGGAATCACTATCCTTTATTAAATCAAGAATAAGACAGAATTGTGGTGGGAAATTACTGTCTAGGCAAGATATTTAATGTATTTACTAATTAAAAGTATAGGCACGGAAAATataagagacaagaagagaaaggagctaTACAGGACATCTGTTGGGGAAGaaacaagtaataataatggaattgttaaattggaagataaaataatagGAAACCATTGATGAGAGTATAACTTGTATACATGTAAATTAttgtaaatggagagagagagagagagagagagagagagagagagagagagagagagagagatgcaaggcGCCATTCTTTTCTATCTGCCACAGTAACACCAGCAGGAGACGGCACTGAATCTGTGAGGTGACAGAAGAACAAGCAGG contains:
- the LOC123520364 gene encoding uncharacterized protein LOC123520364 isoform X8, producing the protein MSEQPSQDGPPSGTPSRDVLPDHLVQNQDHLVLREHGEQHRHGLVQAEDADGCLSLIDDDDVRKMSQDSLISGSGRGSPLLRPSAGQRRYQDSDSCPSVSPSPDPESRHQTFDFSPPGEPVESGGITAALQTEREFLDFMLSLPQVQKEGPGRPSPAKKEGAPRPLQQQEGPKPVQQEAAPPLRADSEQRSPSRAPATVGGVVSTKMGLDHLDNLCRMMEQLGDLREQNSRLQRRVHYLEELQALQEMHRHLQETLEARRSGLRLDSIHLSDSDPHLDDDGEGGGGRMSRHGSEDSLMLLGHHQPDKGKARAMSSKIRLRSKSVGTDLLDPVPKTKVSGWKRVREALKWERATLLPPAPTPATATSAHHPTSSPQPSPSPQSATLQDQFFRPPSSSSSSSVLTEVMTEEDLLNFYRQVIDESELLELPESPVRRHSTTERDLRAATLDREPPTQAHDKEKKGHRSAWGMVKNMISTRRDSVRKKSTSAHRKSTVERPGRGHPGVAVEVAAASDPEDYEVDYDGQARETVDPGGPTCFATDGSEGEWEVGGVWVGPREEEVPALPSPTTSLGVRRAKPQLTITVPSSEDLSHVQQVREKPRPPPRSPEVRRRKNSPSQLDPRTPILLHRTPPSPRRASHWTKVKKAFLTGQQHPHIKAELVQAAGSSSLPPSPSKKTTTFHFDTPPDHLCVGASALDDSSSPSMSPLEASPDTLASHSHSTSTPSPQPHPTPSPQPSGMQRNLADLQKSLSGEFNRRLQEWEKLKSGAIQGGPSSAPSSGTSVGPVHPEENLPHEFRKKLHEWEKMKERERERGKPDLPRGQEDVKTKVHGEDDLPADFRKKLTEWEIRKALVGKSQQNVEELQKNLGEEFNRKMAEWERIKASASHGHIKPSSSASCIQAKPIVPPPPVPHKSGSISSQGQIKCSASTSQVLAKASMAGPTASPRLDRKGSGHKIKKSKSSKTEKAPVNKAESGNKGRDKSDKELQWLEKELLKVEREKQRLEREKEKFLERQARLEKMRQAMARGGPAKKKEIYIKTSTGEFRFEGISQTFTKRLYEWEERRGIRPESSTIALLDPNYKAPEKEVQEKPKSPELVRLVRSKSESSMVADLVGPTLHSRASSLSLGERETDEPVLQAENKAASEPTLAAEDPGSPKVAMLVQLEEVVDDPTALHDPATPYAPAEITRNIDSSGSEEDVTRRRRADDDDDLATNLQRNDSGRGHGSYRLLLHENMSLLDRLRQQEDLCRALETQMGDIDSKMDNVADQHLKTLEKLHRQVTIMKDSSTTSHDPEGGASSGGSEDAEANQRLINQLKSRIVELEMRGDHLMNEKEQLERAFKLHKDHETEIAESLVERIRELQNAGAEVNIQTVQCPSSDLATSQEGSVAVDESVPEGLHKQVESKEEVEKVSLPDMDKEREKRRKTSREGEVVESGRRESRTREHRKVKKVPSKKVQKLHNLTGDLLFQAKRLEQALVSKHNLDRRGASGPPLPVAYKPRSLRGRSSLRLAGDTAAPPRRGRNTPSRTWSSIEAITFPADSQGAGEAEGGDRQETEEGNVMTSRSLKGQSSMGSGSYSGDPQELLAMNAELSRMAKELRLEMMQMWSFRDSTSPESVTSEPMSVHDIEPLSVHNIEEDTTEKDRLVAEANEVFQSIAMLHNDSPPPSPHVVRSPSSRSRKSPTNVPHAKLRDAVGLDEKRSRRGTEDKDRRSNNKTPSRKNSYRKQQPNNLEEDEEEEQLEKQPEISVFGATLGELLLRTQHHHEEEEEEDEDEEEEEEEEEEHRRWEGQRRRSSDGLSTVTSGPSRSHSPSPSIASSAAEAESSSRVDEDEDSISLPGTWKTATTSTTRSGEHILSSSFEWEEEDAEERKKPRARWRVMMEDTEDEVEEQRPRGRWKAVVDDVNDDTVVMKPKRRWKAVVDEEEEEEEDGKETPTPQKTSEADQDDCTDFVTEVTVILPSARRATRDLKTRRISDTQVEYESFGQESKDECLTSTFSKSVHEDEALPGRRLRRLGLANLSRAPEDVSWPDEALPSAVATNTHQMSDKSPDVFVPTKRTIFTVQGGNRNPDQARATPTFVESQDEEQEGSRGIWRRSQSHPENVSEAIIQKPTRSCKEKNTSDNVNGHQSSSPVTKSRIRRASRISSSSMAQLTKQTDQISSTNEPEVEVRHEKPDRDATSSQKENGKAISNTAKEQTETEVKSTDTHKPNIVAEEGTSCAEKTPSHIPPPQPLTSVAITTALLQTPAATSPPIESKRKVLEAVNEGVPAVRNIIQKFNKRITENQELLGSPFRSPPSSPPWQSPRSQRKILADLNSCQAGTDNKFPAKNGQSTYESSRSATANVASGVLKSQSASVIASHPAELPPKVQRSASGSCVQADKSISSEVKVTVSGGLVASPQLSRCRGASPGEAFNCSSSVSPALTPAATDLDTSCDLEFSTEDTGHTHERLTGPLRPERRSPAAHIRALRIKKAKEEFLARGAGLPTTDHGASDTNETVKLRHRSGTASTEGSWRESDELCAAAPSPTPTEGSSREKEETRDKPPRVASRRRNIPKKESFRRQSAGCLLEESASAKHSSQVVKSSSSGVLANVKRHSRISIDSQSPDRRKESIDQCGEQARTPLGIFKLFRRNRSKDKRDMPSVQKLCRQSLVVDFANGRGRTQSASPQPPPEPHLRALPEVEVEEAPEAAARSSKTLPRGSSMDAVPLAPSRSCPSSPVAPHRSRTANWLARGRQIFKSRSPSPGKKAR
- the LOC123520364 gene encoding uncharacterized protein LOC123520364 isoform X9; protein product: MSEQPSQDGPPSGTPSRDVLPDHLVQNQDHLVLREHGEQHRHGLVQAEDADGCLSLIDDDDVRKMSQDSLISGSGRGSPLLRPSAGQRRYQDSDSCPSVSPSPDPESRHQTFDFSPPGEPVESGGITAALQTEREFLDFMLSLPQVQKEGPGRPSPAKKEGAPRPLQQQEGPKPVQQEAAPPLRADSEQRSPSRAPATVGGVVSTKMGLDHLDNLCRMMEQLGDLREQNSRLQRRVHYLEELQALQEMHRHLQETLEARRSGLRLDSIHLSDSDPHLDDDGEGGGGRMSRHGSEDSLMLLGHHQPDKGELLELPESPVRRHSTTERDLRAATLDREPPTQAHDKEKKGHRSAWGMVGHLRPRWTNWGRGGPAGIKVKNMISTRRDSVRKKSTSAHRKSTVERPGRGHPGVAVEVAAASDPEDYEVDYDGQARETVDPGGPTCFATDGSEGEWEVGGVWVGPREEEVPALPSPTTSLGVRRAKPQLTITVPSSEDLSHVQQVREKPRPPPRSPEVRRRKNSPSQLDPRTPILLHRTPPSPRRASHWTKVKKAFLTGQQHPHIKAELVQAAGSSSLPPSPSKKTTTFHFDTPPDHLSLSYLAHHLHALLPGVGASALDDSSSPSMSPLEASPDTLASHSHSTSTPSPQPHPTPSPQPSGMQRNLADLQKSLSGEFNRRLQEWEKLKSGAIQGGPSSAPSSGTSVGPVHPEENLPHEFRKKLHEWEKMKERERERGKPDLPRGQEDVKTKVHGEDDLPADFRKKLTEWEIRKALVGKSQQNVEELQKNLGEEFNRKMAEWERIKASASHGHIKPSSSASCIQAKPIVPPPPVPHKSGSISSQGQIKCSASTSQVLAKASMAGPTASPRLDRKGSGHKIKKSKSSKTEKAPVLQNKAESGNKGRDKSDKELQWLEKELLKVEREKQRLEREKEKFLERQARLEKMRQAMARGGPAKKKEIYIKTSTGEFRFEGISQTFTKRLYEWEERRGIRPESSTIALLDPNYKAPEKEVQEKPKSPELVRLVRSKSESSMVADLVGPTLHSRASSLSLGERETDEPVLQAENKAASEPTLAAEDPGSPKVAMLVQLEEVVDDPTALHDPATPYAPAEITRNIDSSGSEEDVTRRRRADDDDDLATNLQRNDSGRGHGSYRLLLHENMSLLDRLRQQEDLCRALETQMGDIDSKMDNVADQHLKTLEKLHRQVTIMKDSSTTSHDPEGGASSGGSEDAEANQRLINQLKSRIVELEMRGDHLMNEKEQLERAFKLHKDHETEIAESLVERIRELQNAGAEVNIQTVQCPSSDLATSQEGSVAVDESVPEGLHKQVESKEEVEKVSLPDMDKEREKRRKTSREGEVVESGRRESRTREHRKVKKVPSKKVQKLHNLTGDLLFQAKRLEQALVSKHNLDRRGASGPPLPVAYKPRSLRGRSSLRLAGDTAAPPRRGRNTPSRTWSSIEAITFPADSQGAGEAEGGDRQETEEGNVMTSRSLKGQSSMGSGSYSGDPQELLAMNAELSRMAKELRLEMMQMWSFRDSTSPESVTSEPMSVHDIEPLSVHNIEEDTTEKDRLVAEANEVFQSIAMLHNDSPPPSPHVVRSPSSRSRKSPTNVPHAKLRDAVGLDEKRSRRGTEDKDRRSNNKTPSRKNSYRKQQPNNLEEDEEEEQLEKQPEISVFGATLGELLLRTQHHHEEEEEEDEDEEEEEEEEEEHRRWEGQRRRSSDGLSTVTSGPSRSHSPSPSIASSAAEAESSSRVDEDEDSISLPGTWKTATTSTTRSGEHILSSSFEWEEEDAEERKKPRARWRVMMEDTEDEVEEQRPRGRWKAVVDDVNDDTVVMKPKRRWKAVVDEEEEEEEDGKETPTPQKTSEADQDDCTDFVTEVTVILPSARRATRDLKTRRISDTQVEYESFGQESKDECLTSTFSKSVHEDEALPGRRLRRLGLANLSRAPEDVSWPDEALPSAVATNTHQMSDKSPDVFVPTKRTIFTVQGGNRNPDQARATPTFVESQDEEQEGSRGIWRRSQSHPENVSEAIIQKPTRSCKEKNTSDNVNGHQSSSPVTKSRIRRASRISSSSMAQLTKQTDQISSTNEPEVEVRHEKPDRDATSSQKENGKAISNTAKEQTETEVKSTDTHKPNIVAEEGTSCAEKTPSHIPPPQPLTSVAITTALLQTPAATSPPIESKRKVLEAVNEGVPAVRNIIQKFNKRITENQELLGSPFRSPPSSPPWQSPRSQRKILADLNSCQAGTDNKFPAKNGQSTYESSRSATANVASGVLKSQSASVIASHPAELPPKVQRSASGSCVQADKSISSEVKVTVSGGLVASPQLSRCRGASPGEAFNCSSSVSPALTPAATDLDTSCDLEFSTEDTGHTHERLTGPLRPERRSPAAHIRALRIKKAKEEFLARGAGLPTTDHGASDTNETVKLRHRSGTASTEGSWRESDELCAAAPSPTPTEGSSREKEETRDKPPRVASRRRNIPKKESFRRQSAGCLLEESASAKHSSQVVKSSSSGVLANVKRHSRISIDSQSPDRRKESIDQCGEQARTPLGIFKLFRRNRSKDKRDMPSVQKLCRQSLVVDFANGRGRTQSASPQPPPEPHLRALPEVEVEEAPEAAARSSKTLPRGSSMDAVPLAPSRSCPSSPVAPHRSRTANWLARGRQIFKSRSPSPGKKAR